A region of the Chelmon rostratus isolate fCheRos1 chromosome 1, fCheRos1.pri, whole genome shotgun sequence genome:
TGCACTCGTGGAGGAACATGTTACTGAGCCCGTGCCGCAGGAATGTCCCGTGTGCAGCTACAATGAATGGGACCCTCTGGAGGAGGTGATCGTGGGCCGCGCTGAAAATGCCCATGTGCCCCCCTTTACTGTGGAAGTGAAAGTAAGCTGTGGTGTCAAGATGACGTCTATATGTGGGCCACTGCTGATAGAGCGtaaaaaaaccctgcaaaatCATACTTAAATTGAACGGTGATAGCATGAGATTAACTCCGTGTTGTCACCTTGCAACAGGCCAACACATATGAGAAGAACTGGCCCTTCTACCAGAAGTATGGGGGCCAGTCTTTTCCTGCGGACCACTTGAAAAAAGCCGTTGCCGAGATTGAGGAAATGTGCAATATTCTGCGTCACGAGGGCGTCGCCGTGAGGAGGCCGGAACCCATCGACTGGTCCACGGAGTACAAGACCCCAGACTTCGCCTCGTCAGGTAAAAAACAGAGATGTGACTCACTGATGAGCATTTTCTATACACGCTCAGCCCCCGTTAGCATCAGATTATGcctaaaatgtgtgtgtaaagaagTGGTTCACATTTCAAACCCAGTAAGACACAAGTCACAGAGCTTGCACACACAGGTACTGTAGTTAAGTACCATTTTGAGGTACTTctacttgagtgtttccattttatgccactACTCTACTAGTACTTCTGCTCCTCTACACGTCAGAGGAAACATATTCTGCTTTTGactacatttatttcaccaACATAGTTGCTTGTTTCTTACGGATtcatattttgcacacaaaacatatcatcagtttgtgaaatatgatgcattCTTATAGATTAAAGCACACACAAGTTTGAATATCTGTTAAAATTAGTGTATAATTggcttttgatactttaagtacagttttgCTGATAATCGTGAAGTTTGTACACAGACACTTGTAATCGTGTATGATGACAGTGTTAATTTTATGGAATAGTCTGTGGAAGTTAATGGTGTATCGGTTAATCTGTTGCAGGCATGTACGCTGCCATGCCCAGAGACATCCTTATGGTTGTGGGAAACGAGATTATCGAGGCTCCTATGGCCTGGAGGGCTCGCTTCTTTGAGTACCGAGCCTACAGACCTTTGATCAAGGAGTACTTCAGAAAAGGTGCTAAGTGGACCACTGCTCCCAAACCCACCATGGCTAACGAGCTGTACGATCAGGTGGGGCTTTATCTCAATCTGAGATAGCGTTCGTCCTTCGCGCTGAGCATTCAAGCCAAAgttaaacctgcattaaaacaccttttttttagGTTTTGCTCTTatcacctctgacctcttcGCCTCGTGCTATTTATTGCGCTATATGTGGCAAGAGTCTGTGCATTACTGCGTAATCGCCGGACTGTAAATCATTGTTGCGTGGTGTCGTTCAGGACTACCCCATGCACACGGTGGAGGACAGACACAAGCTGGCCGCCCAGGGGAAGTTCGTGACCACGGAGCACGAGCCCTGCTTCGACGCTGCTGATTTCATCCGAGCTGGGAGGGATCTATTTGTCCAGAGGAGTCAAGTATGAAGGCTGTCAGACCTCTAAGCACGCCATGACACGTCGAGGTCTCTGTGCCATTTACACAGCTCCATAAAAGagtgttttatgttcatttcatctttatttacaggttACAAATTACATGGGGATTGAGTGGATGCGTCGTCATCTGGCCCCAGACTACAAGATCCACATAATCTCATTCAAGGACCCGAACCCCATGCACATCGATGCCACTTTTAACATCATCGGGCCCGGACTGGTGCTGTCAAACCCCGATCGCCCATGCCTCCAGGTACCGTAAGACAGGAGAGGCCGCTTTCCGTTGCTCACATGCCCTGTGTTGTCCCCCCCGTGGGCCGATATGTAAGCATGCCTCGTTTTCACACTTGCTCTTTGCCCTTTGACTCAGATCGACATGTTCAAGAAGGCTGGCTGGACTGTTGTGAAACCTCCAACGCCTCTGATTCCTGATGGTGGGCACTCGAGCTGCAGCTTCTCTTACATAAGCAGAGCATGTTGAATGTttcctgaaaagaaaaaaaacaacaacactctccctctctgtgcagaCCACCCGCTGTGGATGTCCTCCAAATGGCTGTCCATGAACGTCCTGATGCTGGACGAGAAGCGCGTTATGGTCGACGCCAATGAAAGCACCATTCACAAAATGTTTGAGAATCTCGGTGAGCTCATACATTCGAGTCCTTCCATCTtctttctgcatcattttgcatTCATTGTTAACTCATCTGTGAGGAAAACGTTCATTTAAAGGGTTATTTTCAGGAAATAAAgcctctgtgctgtgcagtgatgcagaaatttgttgttgttgcaggtATCAAGACCATAAAGGTGAACATTCGCCATGCCAATTCTCTGGGTGGTGGCTTCCACTGCTGGACAACCGATGTCCGCCGCCGTGGTACCCTGCAGTCCTACTTCCACTAGCCTTGCCAGAAATAGGCAGTTTTTATTGAGCTTTTAAGATTTAAGTCCTAAATATAATTACCACTGTAATTGTCAGTGGACCGTGTAGCATGTACACACCGGTTAATGAAGGCTGAAGCTTTGCAATGAAAcaatttctgtctttaaaaagtGGACACATCTGAAACGTGTGCACCTGAGTGTCGCCTCCTGTAAAGGCGAACCCGTGAACACGAAATAATGAGGTAATTTTGTTATGACAGGTGGCGCCAAAGTCCATTGTCTGGATTGGGTCATTATGTCATCAGTGAACATGcatggattttcttttttgaatgaCACTGCTGTGCATCACAGTGCCTTTGCAAACAGCTTTGTTCAGAGATATATacgtaaaaaaaatgctcagatcACTTTACTTCAATCAGTAATCTCAATATTAACTGCATTTCTGGCCTGGCTATTGTGAAGCTAAATTGTTTATGGCTGGTACATCTGAGAGTCATAACTCTGAGGACAAGGTACAATTTGGTATGTGAAAGTCACCAAAAAAGGGCACAGGAGGTCAGAAGCTGCCTCCTCACGAAAAGTCAGAAACCTTAACTCTCTTTTTCCAAACTATTTTTTTACTTAAAGAAATGTATAAAAGTTGTTACGTAGGTCATTAAACAATAttgatttcttatttttcatactCTTTATTGGATTTCCCGACAATTagatgtttttatatatttacttaAAAAGTATGCGGTCCATATCAGATATTGTACACCTTTcgcctctgctgttttcttctaTTGCAAATCTGGGCCAGTTATATGCTACTAGTCATTCTCAGTGCTTGGCTGCTTCTGTGTGCaaagcaaaaatgcccaaatAACGAAAAAGGTGTTTTGTTGTGCAGATTCATGTTTTATGATTCCTTTGCTGCCTGAACAGTTGGATTTACGATGTTTACTTCAAGCCTGCCTGGATATTTCTGctaaaacaatgaactgaagGGACGTTACGGCTCAACATAGGAATGCAAGTGATGTTTTGTATTGTGCAACAttattaaatgtgattaaaataaGTGTGTGCCATGTTTGTGCTTGTCTGCTTCtattagttaaaaaaaaatgcacatagTAGACTTAATGCACATCACCAGTGGTGCGAGAAGTGCTGAGATctttgaagtaaaagtattaatacTGCTAGTTAGTCAAAAGTTTTACTTAACTAATCagcaaaataaagttttaaaagtACACGTTACACAGAGTGACTGCTGTCATACAGTTAAATTAATCACGTATTATTGAATTTTTAAAGGCAATAGTGCAttagcagcatttcagtgtgctcagtgcagttttttaactactttataaaCTGTTAAGTAGTTTTATTCACAACAATGCACCATAGTTCAGAAGCTGGTCATATATTTAGGTTGAAACTTTTTAATCTGAAATGTAACTTGTCACTAGATTAATCAAATACTTGTAGTCGACTAAGTACAGTAATCCTCTCTGCAGTAGAGAGGAGTAGAAGTATAGAGTgggataaaatgtaaaaacttaAGGACATCGAGCTGCACTTGAGCACAGCAGTGCAGTAATCATCCTGATACTAGCTGAATACAATAAGCTGTCTCAGGTCACACGAACTCGCCAACCTGGGATCTATTCACCTGCTTGATAAATGGCACCGCATTTACTGTAGCACCTTTACGTCTGTAAACATTAACCAGGTTGGTGTCAGAAGGAGGAATATTGCATCACATATTATCACGGAAACCAGACTCCTGCaagtgcaaatgcaaatgattgcctataaagattaaaaaataaaaaatttaaaaaataatcttcatttatttcatacTTTTTATTGCTTAAAGGATGTcagaaaaagtcaaatgttTGATTCTGTGAAAAACAACTGGCTAGTTTGTGGACAGAGATGCTATTTTCACTGAATTGTGCAAAAACTTATATTTTAACACTGTTTAAAGTTAATGatttattcactgttttttctctccctgtggctcagaggaaagGTGAGTCAGGTGAAATGTGCTCTGGATAAGGAGGTGTGTAGTGGTCAGAAAGTACCTACTGATGAAGTGACAGTTATGATatctaaaagtaaaaaaaaaaaaaagtacatgcCAGGGGTGCTGTTACACCTTTCACAGCCGCGACGACGCATCCACTCAATCCCCATGTAACCAGCCACGatagaaaatatatttcactttatgtattttctgtacttttaccTGTTCATACTACAGTATATTCACCCCAATATGCACTAAATTAATAAAGTAATTTATAAAGTAATTTATtgtgcaagacaaaaaaaatacatttgaaaactAATAAATAGTGTTCTGATCTGTCTGATACCAAGTAAATTAGTAATGACAACATGCTGATTATGTTTAAAGtaataacagaaaaaaggtTTAAAGTGTGAGAAAAGCAGTGCAACAGCTTGTCGTTGTCTGCATTCTGccgccatctagtggtgaaaaCTACTTACAGCACTCTGAGGTTTATTGGATGATTTCAAAGTTTCACACCAACAATGATGAGGCTGAGATGACGACAGTGAactcagcaggaaaacaggTCATGACTTGTATTTAATGAATGTTTAATACAAACTTCAGCGTGTGGACTTACATTTAGAATAAAAAGGCAACGTACTGAAGACAAACATCATTCTCAGCGTGAAAGCTGTCACTAATCATGTCTCTGTCCTCCCCAAATGAACCACCAGCTGCAGTGATGGGGGTGTTAGGGTGCAGACTTGCTCTCCGTcaccagtggtggaggaagcattCACATCCTTGAGTAAAAGTATTAGTACCACGCTGCAAATACAGAcgttttaaaagtaaaagtactgcacagagaaaaaaggcCCCTGTGAGTGTTCTGCTTTTATATATTAGATTATcattactcatgcattaatgtaaaagcatgATTTCACTGTTGGAattggttgaggtggagctcttTATTAACGATTCTGTATAGGattcatgattattttcattatggagaGGATCAATAATCTGAAcctgaaaagcagcaaatcctcaaatttTGAAGCTGGAACCCTGAAGcgtttttgaaaaatgacttaaaagcTGATCAAAGTGGTTTccagttaattttctgtcagtcgacTGATGAGTTGATGGATCAGTTGTCTCACGTTTCAGTGTGGTGGAGTAGAGgtagaaagtggcatgaaaataaaagactcATCACAGTGCTTgggttacattccaccactgtccATAACCTGTTGGAGATAAAACTCCTTCACATTAAATCTGAACGCCTTCTTTGCACGCTCTCTTGAACTTTAAAATGCTTCCATCTTTACTGCGAGCCGTTATTTGATCTCTTTTCTCAGCGCCGCTTTTacacaatgtttttattgtctcaCATAAATCTGCTGTAGCACTCCACGCTGCTCGTGCCAGATGAGAGCATCGCTCTTAACCTGAGGCCGTGCGCTGTGGCGTCCTGTGAAGTGCGGCCAAACGTGGACACCTGAGACCTTTGAGGACCTTTCAGTAAACAGCTTTGATTTGTAAACTCCTCGAGGACTGATCCAGCCGTGCTGTCTGGAGTACATTTTAAGCGACAGAGTGTGAATTCACAATTTCCTCAATCTGATTAACCTTTTTCCGACCCGCCGTGACAGCACGTGACTTCAGTGGGACCAAAACAGTCCGCCACCAGTAGACACGTCCCAGCTATGTGCGGCTCTCTGACATTAGCTGCAAGCATGCTGCCTATTTATCTGCTTCACCTTTGTCACAATGTGGCTTGGATCAGGCACCCGGGTGAATGCTATCGTGCTGCAGCTGTGGCCTCCTGCTGATAAATCACATTCAGAATCACACTCTGGACTGAAGGTGACCCAGCGCCAGGACAGGTCCACTGGAAGCCAGGTCGCTTCTCCCCACAGCTGTTCAGCCCCTGCCTGCTTCCATGTCGCCGTCCGCAGATGGATTTCTTGTTTGTACAGCTGCCTAATTGCGCAATGCTACAGCTGCCTCAACAACTGTGCTCAAACAGGAAAATTGATTGGGATTTTGTAATGATCAGGCTTCAGCGTCTGCAGGGAAACAGCAGTCGTCTTCTCAGATTCTGCACACCAAGAGTGACTTTATGGCCTGAATTAGATCCAGAACCGTTGGCCAGAGAGGATCCACGTGTTCAGATCTCTGCTAGCTGTAGTATATCAGTAAAGGCGTCTCAGAGAATGtgcagaaatgtttattttactgttcaTATTGAGGCAAATGATGGTTTGTGTGGTGGTAGTGTAGGATCTGACAAATTTAAGATGTAATAAACTTAACTGTATTGGAACAGATTGATCAATTgctttaaaggtgcagtgtgtaggatttagtgacacCTGGTgttgaggttgcagactgcagccACCTGAaaacccctcacctcaccctccacTACACCGGACGCTAAAAAcgagaaaaaagcaaaaggcaCACTTTGGAGACAGTGTTCGGTTTGTCCATTCAGGGCTAAAGATAACACCAgagttcttattttcaggtgattatacactgatgaaaacatcactATGAATATCacattccatttctgccagtagatcaACCTCAGTCCTTCACACTAGGATACTTTATGCATtacaaacagcatgaaaaagaaaaaaaaaacaaatattaaacagGGTCACTAAtagcaaaatacaaaaatgtaatCAGAAAGTTTGACTGTTTGTCTTCTAAAGCAGATGTGCAGAGGTGAACAGCTGAATAGCGTGAGTGACTCACGGTCCAGAACGGTTGGGACTGAAGAGTCCGCACGAACCAAAGAGGTCATTTCACACGTGCTCACTGGATATCATGAACAGGTAACTGTGgaacagtaaaatcctgcttttctAATGTTTGACCTGCTTTGCTGTTGCACAGAAAGTGAGCCTTTTCCTTTAAGAGTGCTTACAGGTGGTCACTAACATACAACAGGTAAGCTTTCAAAGCAAATCCACCACAGTTTGGTGCAtctttttttgcagcttttgatGAGGTTTGAGCTGGGTACTAAACATAATCATGAATTGTTTAGATTCTGGTGCAATGAAACCAAAGGTGGCCGGATTTTCTCTTGCATTCAGGCTTCACTTTGATGCTTTGAACAGCTCTTCTGCTGTAACCTGACTGACAGTTGGAGCTGCGTCGCGGCCGAGACGCACGTGTGGAACAGAGATACGGCGAGCACAGCGTGTGCAGACAATACATGatacagcaggaaaacagtgaaGGTGTCGTGTGTTGTGTCTGGGCGCACTGTGAGACACAGCCTCTGAACTGTTCCAGCTCAGCTGTTCCATAGACACCAGTGACATGAAATGGATTAACTGTCATCATTGTTTGCTGTAATATTCAGGCTGTTCTGGAGTTTGCATTTAACAAAGTTTGACAAAATAGTCCACATTAGCACTCTGTGTGCATTAAATTAGACATGATTTAGTAATTTACTGCTTtcaggaaaaaataaacttgtttataatgtaatgtaatgttcattttgaacattatttttagaaaatgtatttgacagtagagagcagcaaacagttttttggggttttttttagtaGTAATTCAGCAGAAACATCTTTATTTAGATGTTTGTACTTGCTCACTTTACTATATGAATTCAGCATTTCTATTTTTAGGATAACTGAAAGTCACTGTGTGCACAATTTGAAAATCCGCCTCTTTAGAGCCCCCTAGTGGAAGTATCAGAAAAGACACTGGGGCAGGCTGCAACGCACACTGCTTGGACAGCTGCCAGGCACTTGCAAGAAGTGATGAAGAGCACAATTTCCATTAAAATCAGTTGCAAACAGCCAGAGCGGAAGAACTGCGCCGTCGTAGAGTTAACGCAGTGAAAGTGTGGTGCTGCTGAGTGCAGCTCTGACAGCACACAGTGAGATGGAGATATGAGGCCTTCCTGTCGATAGATCAGGAAGTATGTGGGATTATTTCAGTATTAGCTTCGATGAGATAAAACTGCTCACTCGATTA
Encoded here:
- the gatm gene encoding glycine amidinotransferase, mitochondrial; translated protein: MLRVRCLRGGSRGAEAAHLIGAMLGRAVTGWAQRAFQSTSSAAAAQTQRALVEEHVTEPVPQECPVCSYNEWDPLEEVIVGRAENAHVPPFTVEVKANTYEKNWPFYQKYGGQSFPADHLKKAVAEIEEMCNILRHEGVAVRRPEPIDWSTEYKTPDFASSGMYAAMPRDILMVVGNEIIEAPMAWRARFFEYRAYRPLIKEYFRKGAKWTTAPKPTMANELYDQDYPMHTVEDRHKLAAQGKFVTTEHEPCFDAADFIRAGRDLFVQRSQVTNYMGIEWMRRHLAPDYKIHIISFKDPNPMHIDATFNIIGPGLVLSNPDRPCLQIDMFKKAGWTVVKPPTPLIPDDHPLWMSSKWLSMNVLMLDEKRVMVDANESTIHKMFENLGIKTIKVNIRHANSLGGGFHCWTTDVRRRGTLQSYFH